The DNA region TCGTTGGGTTTCGGGGGTGCTAAGCCGCGACTTCGCCTCGATTCGCTCGCTCTGCTCGCCCCTCGCGTTGCTCGGGTCGAGGTCTGCGTCGCTCGTTCGCGGGCGATGCGTACGCTGCTCTGAAGAGGAACCCCTGCCGGATCTTCGGCCAAAATCCTACACCAGGCGGCTACATCGACCGCTGCACCAAACCGCTACACCAAACCGCGCCCCAGGACCCTGTTGGTGGCGGCCAGGACGGCTTGAACTGCGGTGCGGGGAAGTTCCTCTTCTGTCTCGCACGGCACTGCGCCGAGCAGGCGTTGGTACTTGGGGCCCTCGCCGCTCAGCCGGACGATGACGACCCATCCGTCGAAAGCGCGCACCGCCTTGACGCCGACAAGTTGCAAGTGGACTTCGTTGCTAGCGGCCGAGAGGGTGGCCGAGAGGGTGGCCGAGAGGGCGGCCGAGAGGGCGGCCTGGGTAGCGGCCTTGATGATCCCTTGTCGGGTCTCGAGCCCCGCTTCGGTAGCGCGGTACGTATCGCCGTTCCATTCGAGATGAACCGTGACGTCGCAAGATCCACCGCGGGTGGCCTCACAGTCGAGTGACTCGAAGCGAAGCCGAGACCGTACGCTTTCGAGTCCTTGCATGTAGTTGTGGTGCGCGTTGAGCCCCTAGCTAGGGAAAGAACCAAACTGCGTGTCAGGTGAGGGTACGGGCAAGACGCATCCGTGCCGGCCGGGCTACTGACGACCTCGGCGTCCGCTCCCAGTGGACAGATCCGCGGGCACGTCGCCGACCGTATCCACGTCGGCGAGTTGCTCGATCACCGTTACGGAAAGGCCGTTCGCCCTCGCTCGCTGAGTCGTGACATCGAAGACGGCGTCGGTACTCCACGGCACGTCGTCGAAGAGCTCGCGCCGAGGCTCGGAGAGGCCGATGAGGTAGTAGCCGCCGTCCTCCGCCGGCCCGAGCACGACATCTTGTCCGGCGAGTGCGTCGAATGCGTCGCCGAGAATCGAGGGCGTGATCCCGGGGATGTCGGTTCCCACGATGCAAACCGAAGCGCAGTCACGAAGGCAAGCCTCGAACGCCGTGGCCATTCGCTTGCCGAGATCTCCATCGCCTTGCGGCCTGAACTCGAGGCCGGTGCTCCCCAACCAACTGCGGAGCTCGGCTTCCGCATCGTCGGGCGTGAAGTAGATGATCACCCGGCGCTCGGCCCGTCTCACCTCCTCCGCGGCCCGGGACCCGAGCGCGCGGTAGATCTGAAGCGCCCGCACCTCTCCGACGTCTCGCGCCAGGCGCGTCTTCACGAACCCCAGGCGTGGCGCCTTCGCGAAAAGGATGATCGTCTGCCCGGCGTGGGGCGGTCGACTTCGGGCGCACCGGCTGGGGTGCCAGCGCGCCAGCCGATGCGGATCCACCCCGAGGCGGAACAACGTGATGAGGCTCAGGTTCGCCAGCCACTGTGAACAGCGTCCTCGTTCCACGTATCTGCGCGGGCTCGTGAGAACCGGAGCGCCGAGTCGATGCCCGTTGCCGGCCCGCTTCAGCCGATCGAACAGGCCGACGTCCTCCATCACCGGCCAGTGCTCATAGCCACCGACGGCGTCGTAGAGGGCACGCGAGACCAGAAGGCCCTGGTCTCCGTACACCAACCCATACATGCGCTCGCGCAGTCTCTGTCCAAACTCGATGAAGCGCCAGAACGGTTCGTCACCTTCCAGTGCGAACTCGAAGTGGGCGAAGTCATGGTCTTTCGCGTCACGAAGAAAGTCAGTCACGGCGTCACGGGCCGGTGACGGTAGGCGAGAATCGGCGTGCATCACGAGCAACCACGGTGCGTGCGAAGCCCCTACCCCCGCGCGTAGCTGTCCGCCGCGCCCCGGGGGGGAGTGAGTGAGCCGCGCGCCCACTCCTGATGCGATCTCTACCGTGCAGTCGGTGGAGCCGCCGTCCGCGACTACGACTTCGTGAGGGAGGTCGAGCCTCGCGACGTCGTCGAGAAGGAGCCCGAGCCGCTCGGACTCATCCAGCGTGGGGATGATGACTGAGAGCCGGGGGGCCTCTTCGCTCACCGTCCGACGTCGTTCAGCGTCCAGTCGTAGTCGAAGAACTCGACGTCGGTGCGGGCGTCGAGGAGATCCTGAGCCGTCGCGCTCGGTACGTAGGGGATGAGGAAGGTCTTGAGACCCTCGATCCCTCCGAAGTCATCCCCGTACCAGTCGAGGACCTTGTTCAGCCGAACGGTGGTGCGCGTCTCCCGCTCGATGCGGAAATGCTCGGGATCGCCGACCAGATTGCGCACCGCTCTGTCGAGCTGAGCGTCGAGCTCGTCACCCGTGTATGCCTCCGGCCAGAGCGGTGGGCAGCTCAGAGCCGCGCAGTTCACCGC from Gemmatimonadota bacterium includes:
- a CDS encoding TIGR04283 family arsenosugar biosynthesis glycosyltransferase → MSEEAPRLSVIIPTLDESERLGLLLDDVARLDLPHEVVVADGGSTDCTVEIASGVGARLTHSPPGRGGQLRAGVGASHAPWLLVMHADSRLPSPARDAVTDFLRDAKDHDFAHFEFALEGDEPFWRFIEFGQRLRERMYGLVYGDQGLLVSRALYDAVGGYEHWPVMEDVGLFDRLKRAGNGHRLGAPVLTSPRRYVERGRCSQWLANLSLITLFRLGVDPHRLARWHPSRCARSRPPHAGQTIILFAKAPRLGFVKTRLARDVGEVRALQIYRALGSRAAEEVRRAERRVIIYFTPDDAEAELRSWLGSTGLEFRPQGDGDLGKRMATAFEACLRDCASVCIVGTDIPGITPSILGDAFDALAGQDVVLGPAEDGGYYLIGLSEPRRELFDDVPWSTDAVFDVTTQRARANGLSVTVIEQLADVDTVGDVPADLSTGSGRRGRQ